Genomic DNA from Sphingobium sp. V4:
TCATAATAGCCGGTGACGAAGGCCGTGCCCTCGCCCACCTGCACCGCTTCGAAATAGCGGGAGAAAAATTCGCTGGCTGAGGCTTCGGGCCAGCTCGATGCGGCGGCGCAGCTATTGTTCCAGTCGGCCCCCCTGGTCAGGCCGCTCTGGTCGGTGCGGCGCATCAGCGTCGGGCAGGACAGGCGGAAGGCCTGGAGCGCGAGGCGGGCACGCTCGCCCGAGGGTATCAGTCCGGCAATGTCCGGACCCTTCGTCACGCCCAGTCCGGCGGCGGTGCTCTGGTCAAGCGCTGGTTCGACAGGCGGTTGGACCGGCAGGGCAGGGCGGGGGGTAGCGGGACTGGGGCGGGTTGCCGTCTCGCCGGAAGGTCGTGTCGGCGCCGGACCGCCGGCGGACGGAGGGATCACGCCGCCCGCGCAGGCCGACAGCAACAGTGCTGCGGCCAGTACGCCGCCCGATTGCCGGAAATTCATGCCCCGATCGCGCCCCAGATCACGCTTCGTCGGTTTCGCTGAGCTTCCAGTTCGGGTCCGCGCTGCGAATGTCGCGGCTGAAGGTCCAGATGTCCTTGGTGCCGATCGCATCGGTCAGCGAGCCGGCGACGACATTGCCGTCCTTGTCGCGCGTGACGGCGGCGATGTCCGCTTCGAAGCGCAGCGCCACCTCGGCGATGCGGTCCTTGATCGACGCCTCGACGATCTGCACCTTCTCGATCCGCACCAGCCGATTGTCGAGGACATGGCCCTGCGCCGCGCGCGCGGCGATCGCTTCCTCGAAGGAAGCGAGCACGTCGGTGTCGCACAGCCAGGCCAGTTCGTCGCGGTCGCCGCGCCAGAAAGCCTCCAGCACCATCCGGTAGGCGCTCTTGGCGCCCTCCACGAACTGGGGCACGTCGAAGCTGCGATCGGCGGCGATCAGCGCGCGCACGCCCGTTTCCGCGCCCGGCGCGATCAGCCCTTCGGCCAGCCGCACCGAATCACCGCTATTCTGCGCGACCGGGCCGGGTTGCAGCACCGTCACCTTGGCGCGATCCTCCGCCGGGCGCAGTGCAGGCTCCTGTTCGTGCCCGGTACGCTTGCCCAGCACAGAAT
This window encodes:
- a CDS encoding Tim44/TimA family putative adaptor protein gives rise to the protein MYVIVILAMIAGFLALRLYSVLGKRTGHEQEPALRPAEDRAKVTVLQPGPVAQNSGDSVRLAEGLIAPGAETGVRALIAADRSFDVPQFVEGAKSAYRMVLEAFWRGDRDELAWLCDTDVLASFEEAIAARAAQGHVLDNRLVRIEKVQIVEASIKDRIAEVALRFEADIAAVTRDKDGNVVAGSLTDAIGTKDIWTFSRDIRSADPNWKLSETDEA